A window from Mixophyes fleayi isolate aMixFle1 chromosome 12, aMixFle1.hap1, whole genome shotgun sequence encodes these proteins:
- the MINDY1 gene encoding ubiquitin carboxyl-terminal hydrolase MINDY-1 isoform X1, with amino-acid sequence MEPTINECKMDQGEEVSAVSSQPDKLVAPETANAEDADQKMMETDSESQEKSCDMESDTTTGRSPETSDQGSSIDSRPSDSQSDKEAEDSTSHSVTDSGKVNECSTSSEQAESSQPSEDNAATENPSLQNLLSSSSSVSPCEEASEAGASKSPEEAVEADYYFVKWINWKGERTPVITQSENGPCPLLAIMNILFLRWKVKLPPQKEVITSEELMAHLGDCILSIQPQENSEALQLNFQQNVNDAMTILPKLSTGLDVNVRFTGVSDFEYTPECIVFDLLNIPLYHGWLVDPQSAETVEAVGKLSYNQLVEKIITCKHSSDPNLVTEGLLAEQFLESSATQLTYHGLCELMAAVKEGELNVFFRNNHFSTLIKHKGHLYLLVTDQGFLQEEKVIWESLHNVDGDSCFCDSDFHLTQHLEKDASFSSPQQLQQRQVDQDYMIALSLQQQQQGPLPMSDLELAQQLQQEEYQQQQQQQQQQPPAQAPPQSPQQARPQTSGRPPSERRPRQKQDSDCVLL; translated from the exons ATGGAACCCACGATAAACGAATGCAAAATGGATCAGGGGGAAGAAGTTAGTGCCGTCTCCTCGCAGCCAGACAAACTTGTGGCGCCCGAAACTGCGAATGCCGAGGATGCGGACCAGAAAATGATGGAAACGGATTCCGAGAGCCAGGAGAAGTCCTGCGATATGGAGTCTGATACCACCACGGGGAGGAGTCCGGAGACGTCCGATCAGGGCTCTAGCATCGACAGCCGGCCTAGCGACTCGCAGTCCGACAAAGAAGCGGAGGACAGCACCTCGCACTCCGTCACGGACTCCGGCAAAGTTAACGAATGCTCCACGTCGTCCGAGCAGGCCGAGAGCAGCCAGCCTTCGGAAGACAACGCCGCAACGGAAAACCCCTCGCTTCAGAACCTGCTATCTTCCAGCTCTAGCGTCAGCCCTTGCGAAGAGGCGTCGGAAGCTGGAGCGTCCAAATCGCCGGAAGAGGCTGTGGAGGCGGACTACTACTTTGTGAAGTGGATAAACTGGAAAGGAGAGAGGACGCCAGTCATCACCCAGAGCGAGAACGGTCCGTGCCCTTTGCTGGCCATCATGAACATCCTCTTTCTGCGCTGGAAG GTAAAACTCCCACCCCAGAAGGAAGTGATCACATCGGAGGAGCTGATGGCCCATCTCG GAGATTGCATATTGTCTATCCAACCGCAGGAAAACTCTGAAGCCCTCCAGCTAAACTTCCAGCAG AATGTCAACGATGCTATGACCATACTGCCCAAGCTCTCTACAGGACTGGATGTGAACGTGCGATTCACAGGTGTGTCCGACTTCGAGTACACCCCGGAGTGCATCGTATTTGACCTTCTCAACATCCCACTGTACCACGGATGGCTGGTGGATCCTCAG AGTGCCGAGACTGTCGAAGCTGTTGGAAAACTGAGCTATAACCAACTGGTGGAAAAAATTATAACCTGCAAGCACTCCAGTGACCCCAATCTGGTCACCGAAG GCCTCTTGGCGgaacagttcctggaatcctcCGCCACGCAGCTGACCTATCACGGGCTGTGCGAACTGATGGCCGCTGTCAAGGAGGGGGAGCTTAACGTCTTCTTTCGGAACAATCACTTTAGCACGCTTATAAAGCACAAG GGCCACCTGTACCTGCTGGTCACCGACCAGGGCTTCCTGCAGGAGGAAAAGGTGATCTGGGAGAGCCTGCATAATGTGGATGGGGACAGCTGTTTCTGCGACTCCGACTTCCACCTGACCCAGCACCTGGAGAAGGACGCCTCTTTCAGCAGCCCCCAGCAGCTGCAGCAGCGACAGGTGGATCAG GATTACATGatcgctctgtctctgcaacaacAGCAACAAGGGCCCCTGCCGATGAGTGACCTCGAGCTGGCGCAACAACTGCAGCAGGAGgagtatcagcagcagcagcaacaacaacagcagcagcctCCAGCCCAGGCCCCCCCACAGTCGCCCCAGCAG GCGAGGCCTCAGACTTCGGGACGTCCGCCCTCCGAACGCAGGCCGCGGCAGAAGCAGGATTCGGACTGCGTCCTCCTATAG
- the MINDY1 gene encoding ubiquitin carboxyl-terminal hydrolase MINDY-1 isoform X2, with protein sequence MEPTINECKMDQGEEVSAVSSQPDKLVAPETANAEDADQKMMETDSESQEKSCDMESDTTTGRSPETSDQGSSIDSRPSDSQSDKEAEDSTSHSVTDSGKVNECSTSSEQAESSQPSEDNAATENPSLQNLLSSSSSVSPCEEASEAGASKSPEEAVEADYYFVKWINWKGERTPVITQSENGPCPLLAIMNILFLRWKVKLPPQKEVITSEELMAHLGDCILSIQPQENSEALQLNFQQNVNDAMTILPKLSTGLDVNVRFTGVSDFEYTPECIVFDLLNIPLYHGWLVDPQSAETVEAVGKLSYNQLVEKIITCKHSSDPNLVTEGLLAEQFLESSATQLTYHGLCELMAAVKEGELNVFFRNNHFSTLIKHKGHLYLLVTDQGFLQEEKVIWESLHNVDGDSCFCDSDFHLTQHLEKDASFSSPQQLQQRQDYMIALSLQQQQQGPLPMSDLELAQQLQQEEYQQQQQQQQQQPPAQAPPQSPQQARPQTSGRPPSERRPRQKQDSDCVLL encoded by the exons ATGGAACCCACGATAAACGAATGCAAAATGGATCAGGGGGAAGAAGTTAGTGCCGTCTCCTCGCAGCCAGACAAACTTGTGGCGCCCGAAACTGCGAATGCCGAGGATGCGGACCAGAAAATGATGGAAACGGATTCCGAGAGCCAGGAGAAGTCCTGCGATATGGAGTCTGATACCACCACGGGGAGGAGTCCGGAGACGTCCGATCAGGGCTCTAGCATCGACAGCCGGCCTAGCGACTCGCAGTCCGACAAAGAAGCGGAGGACAGCACCTCGCACTCCGTCACGGACTCCGGCAAAGTTAACGAATGCTCCACGTCGTCCGAGCAGGCCGAGAGCAGCCAGCCTTCGGAAGACAACGCCGCAACGGAAAACCCCTCGCTTCAGAACCTGCTATCTTCCAGCTCTAGCGTCAGCCCTTGCGAAGAGGCGTCGGAAGCTGGAGCGTCCAAATCGCCGGAAGAGGCTGTGGAGGCGGACTACTACTTTGTGAAGTGGATAAACTGGAAAGGAGAGAGGACGCCAGTCATCACCCAGAGCGAGAACGGTCCGTGCCCTTTGCTGGCCATCATGAACATCCTCTTTCTGCGCTGGAAG GTAAAACTCCCACCCCAGAAGGAAGTGATCACATCGGAGGAGCTGATGGCCCATCTCG GAGATTGCATATTGTCTATCCAACCGCAGGAAAACTCTGAAGCCCTCCAGCTAAACTTCCAGCAG AATGTCAACGATGCTATGACCATACTGCCCAAGCTCTCTACAGGACTGGATGTGAACGTGCGATTCACAGGTGTGTCCGACTTCGAGTACACCCCGGAGTGCATCGTATTTGACCTTCTCAACATCCCACTGTACCACGGATGGCTGGTGGATCCTCAG AGTGCCGAGACTGTCGAAGCTGTTGGAAAACTGAGCTATAACCAACTGGTGGAAAAAATTATAACCTGCAAGCACTCCAGTGACCCCAATCTGGTCACCGAAG GCCTCTTGGCGgaacagttcctggaatcctcCGCCACGCAGCTGACCTATCACGGGCTGTGCGAACTGATGGCCGCTGTCAAGGAGGGGGAGCTTAACGTCTTCTTTCGGAACAATCACTTTAGCACGCTTATAAAGCACAAG GGCCACCTGTACCTGCTGGTCACCGACCAGGGCTTCCTGCAGGAGGAAAAGGTGATCTGGGAGAGCCTGCATAATGTGGATGGGGACAGCTGTTTCTGCGACTCCGACTTCCACCTGACCCAGCACCTGGAGAAGGACGCCTCTTTCAGCAGCCCCCAGCAGCTGCAGCAGCGACAG GATTACATGatcgctctgtctctgcaacaacAGCAACAAGGGCCCCTGCCGATGAGTGACCTCGAGCTGGCGCAACAACTGCAGCAGGAGgagtatcagcagcagcagcaacaacaacagcagcagcctCCAGCCCAGGCCCCCCCACAGTCGCCCCAGCAG GCGAGGCCTCAGACTTCGGGACGTCCGCCCTCCGAACGCAGGCCGCGGCAGAAGCAGGATTCGGACTGCGTCCTCCTATAG